From Budorcas taxicolor isolate Tak-1 chromosome 19, Takin1.1, whole genome shotgun sequence, the proteins below share one genomic window:
- the C19H17orf113 gene encoding uncharacterized protein C17orf113 homolog encodes MVPPGKKPAGEASNSNKKCKRYFNEHWKEEFTWLDFDYERKLMFCLECRQALVRNKHGKAENAFTVGTDNFQRHALLRHVTSGAHRQALAANRGQPSFEGQAEGGGACPGLATAPSSRGVKVEADPAKVAVLTTVYCMAKEEVPDDRCSALLELQRFNLCQALLGMEHGDYYSPRRVRDMQVAIASVLHTEARQRLKASPYVGLVLDETKDWPESHRLALFVTSVSPCDGQPATTFLGSVELQEGEATAGQVLDILQAFGVSASKLAWLSSSLPSDRLGRVRPQLQAACPLLTELHCLPGRTDPKPPAYLGEYESVLDALFRLHGCPSSHVVPELRAALDLAAIDLAGPRPVPWASLLPVVEAVAEAWPCLVLTLEASAPASPTTRALALALRQFTFVAFTHLLLDVLPSVQKLALVLQPEEPDLALLQPLVMAATASLHAQCSSGGARLQGFLQELASSSPDLGCGRCTYRGVELVGYSETAVQGLERLRGAFLDSMRRGLRDSYPGPSLDAVAAFAAIFDPRRYPQAPEELGAHGEGALRVLLRAFAPAVVRQRALGDFALFKRVVCSLGRLGPRALCTKLACARSELHELFPDFAALAALALALPAGAGLLDKVGRSRELRWWGPGGAGEGRGGPAVKIAVDGPPLHEFDFALAVEFLESGWGEGLQGSQLT; translated from the exons ATGGTGCCCCCAGGGAAGAAACCAGCTGGAGAGGCCTCCAACTCCAACAAGAAGTGCAAGCGTTACTTCAACGAGCACTGGAAAGAGGAGTTCACCTGGCTGGACTTTGACTACGAGCGGAAGCTGATGTTCTGCCTCGAGTGCCGCCAGGCCCTGGTGCGGAACAAGCATGGCAAAGCGGAGAATGCCTTCACCGTGGGCACCGACAACTTCCAGCGCCACGCCCTGCTGCGCCACGTGACCTCAGGGGCCCACCGCCAGGCTCTGGCTGCCAACCGGGGCCAGCCCTCTTTTGAGGGCCAGGCTGAGGGCGGAGGGGCCTGCCCAGGCCTGGCCACAGCCCCCAGCTCCAGGGGCGTCAAGGTGGAAGCAGACCCAGCTAAAGTGGCCGTGCTGACCACAGTGTACTGCATGGCCAAGGAGGAAGTGCCTGACGACCGCTGCTCTGCCCTGCTCGAGCTGCAGAGATTCaacctgtgccaggcactgctgggCATGGAGCATGGCGATTACTACAGCCCCAGGAGGGTGAGGGACATGCAG GTGGCTATCGCCAGTGTCTTGCACACAGAGGCCCGTCAGCGCCTGAAGGCATCCCCGTATGTGGGCCTGGTGTTGGATGAGACCAAGGACTGGCCTGAGTCCCATCGTCTGGCCTTGTTTGTCACTTCAGTGTCCCCCTGCGATGGCCAGCCTGCCACCACCTTTCTGGGCAGTGTGGAGCTACAGGAAGGCGAGGCCACCGCTGGCCAAGTCCTGGACATCCTGCAGGCTTTCGGCGTGTCTGCATCCAAGCTGGCCTGGCTCAGCTCAAGCCTGCCCAGTGACCGCCTGGGGAGGGTGCGCCCACAGCTCCAGGCCGCCTGCCCACTGCTCACGGAGTTACACTGCCTCCCTGGCCGGACAGACCCCAAGCCCCCTGCCTACCTAGGTGAATATGAAAGTGTACTGGATGCCCTATTCCGCCTGCACGGCTGCCCCAGTTCTCACGTGGTCCCTGAACTCAGGGCGGCACTGGACCTTGCAGCTATTGACTTGGCAGGACCACGGCCAGTGCCCTGGGCCTCCCTGCTGCCTGTGGTGGAAGCTGTGGCTGAGGCTTGGCCTTGCCTGGTGCTCACACTGGAGGCCTCTGCCCCAGCCTCGCCTACCACAAGGGCGCTGGCCCTCGCCCTGCGCCAGTTCACCTTTGTGGCCTTCACCCACCTCCTGCTGGATGTTCTGCCCTCCGTGCAGAAGCTGGCCCTTGTCTTGCAGCCAGAAGAGCCGGATTTGGCCTTGCTGCAGCCTCTGGTGATGGCAGCTACAGCCTCCCTCCACGCACAGTGCAGTTCAGGTGGGGCGCGCCTCCAGGGCTTCCTGCAGGAACTGGCATCCTCCAGCCCCGATTTGGGCTGTGGCCGCTGCACCTACCGCGGCGTGGAGCTGGTGGGCTACTCTGAGACTGCGGTCCAGGGCTTGGAGCGGCTGCGGGGGGCCTTCCTGGACTCCATGCGGAGGGGGCTGCGGGACTCTTACCCTGGGCCCTCGCTGGACGCCGTGGCCGCCTTCGCGGCCATCTTCGACCCCCGCCGCTACCCGCAGGCCCCCGAGGAGCTGGGCGCGCACGGGGAGGGGGCACTCCGCGTCCTGCTGCGCGCCTTCGCCCCCGCTGTGGTGCGCCAGAGGGCGCTGGGCGACTTCGCGCTCTTCAAGCGCGTGGTGTGCAGCCTGGGGCGGCTGGGCCCGCGGGCCCTGTGCACCAAGCTGGCGTGCGCGCGCTCAGAACTGCACGAGCTCTTCCCCGACTTCGCCGCCCTGGCCGCACTGGCCTTGGCGCTGCCTGCGGGCGCCGGCCTCCTGGACAAGGTCGGCCGCAGCAGGGAGCTGCGGTGGTGGGGGCCTGGCGGGGCAGGGGAAGGACGGGGCGGCCCCGCGGTGAAGATCGCGGTAGATGGGCCGCCGCTGCACGAGTTTGACTTTGCGCTGGCGGTGGAGTTCCTAGAGAGCGGGTGGGGCGAGGGCCTCCAGGGCTCGCAGCTCACCTGA